One genomic window of Trichomycterus rosablanca isolate fTriRos1 chromosome 1, fTriRos1.hap1, whole genome shotgun sequence includes the following:
- the LOC134317547 gene encoding uncharacterized protein LOC134317547 produces the protein MVQLNLVEEPELVILKEQGKGHVKNKVYFIENEMKKVERQVDPVDTVKKPKQVGKNQMENQVLQTDQMTKVEERVDQVGLKNEVNKPEEQVGLQDRRVVLVNLVKEPERDEAPEHQWTELEEPAALEHQIWKLKEQNLDRGCTEDPLKNISEVSSNKPDHEQLQDDVLVPPIIEAQPEESGALMESVCEDKGVPMPKLRRTSLRTKRFQFFNV, from the exons ATGGTCCagctgaacctggtggaagaaccagagctggTCATCCTGAAGGAGCAGGGGAAGGGACATGTAAAAAATAAGGTTTATTtcatagagaatgagatgaagaaggtagagaggcaggtggacccagtggacaCAGTGAAAAAACCAAAGCAGGTAGGAAAGAACCAGATGGAGAACCAGGTGCTTCAGACGGACCAGATGACGAAGGTGGAAGAACGGGTAGATCAGGTAGGTTTGAAGAATGAGGTTAATAAACCTGAGGAGCAAGTGGGTCTACAGGACAGGCGGGTGGTTCTAGTGAACCTGGTGAAGGAACCAGAGAGGGATGAAGCACCTGAGCACCAGTGGACAGAACTGGAGGAGCCAGCAGCTTTGGAGCACCAAATATGGAAACTAAAGGAGCAGAACCTGGATAGAGGATGCACTGAAG ATCCACTGAAGAACATCTCCGAGGTGTCTTCAAACAAACCGGACCACGAGCAGCTGCAGGACGACGTTCTTGTTCCCCCCATCATTGAAGCCCAACCTGAAGAGTCTGGGGCTCTGATGGAGAGCGTGTGTGAAGATAAAG GTGTCCCGATGCCGAAGTTGAGGAGAACCAGCCTGAGAACCAAACGGTTCCAGTTCTTCAACGTCTGA